One region of Bubalus bubalis isolate 160015118507 breed Murrah chromosome 15, NDDB_SH_1, whole genome shotgun sequence genomic DNA includes:
- the PKIA gene encoding cAMP-dependent protein kinase inhibitor alpha isoform X2, with amino-acid sequence MTDVETTYADFIASGRTGRRNAIHDILVSSASGNSNELALKLAGLDINKTEGEEDAQRNPTEQSGEAQGEAAKSES; translated from the exons ATGACTGATGTGGAAACTACATATGCAGATTTTATTGCTTCAGGAAGAACGGGTAGAAGAAATGCAATACATGATATCCTGGTTTCCTCTGCAAGTGGCAACAGCAATGAATTAGCCTTGAAATTAGCAGGTCTTGATATCAACAAGACAG AAGGGGAAGAAGATGCACAGCGAAATCCAACAGAACAAAGTGGGGAAGCCCAGGGAGAAGCAGCAAAATCTGAAAGTTAA